A portion of the Acidisoma sp. PAMC 29798 genome contains these proteins:
- a CDS encoding bifunctional 5-dehydro-2-deoxygluconokinase/5-dehydro-2-deoxyphosphogluconate aldolase, translated as MADPQLDLIAIGRSSLDLYGQQIGGRLEDMGSFTKAVGGCPANIAIGTSRLGLRSGLITRVGDEQIGRFLLEQLAREGVETAGVVTDKTRLTALVILGVRDSETFPLVFYRDNCADMALCEDDIDEAFIASSASVVVTGTHFAQAGTAAAQNKAIRIARANGRKVIFDVDYRPNLWGLAGHDAGEARYIRSDAVTAHLAPVLMQCDLIVGTEEELHVAGGSEDTLQAIRNIRAKSAAAIVCKRGPMGCVVFPDAIPDSLDDGVRGPGFPVEVYNVLGAGDSFMSGFLRGWLRNEALETCCAYANACGAFAVSRLLCSPEIPTFPELRAFLDHGSPHRALRHDRAINHIHWATTRPASPPGIMALAIDHRIQLEAVATEVGAPFARINDFKVLAVQAAARVADGRPGFGMFIDGRYGREALFRAADHKLWVARPVELTGSRPLDFEYGGSLGTHLIEWPTSQVIKCLCFYHPDDPEELRLRQERELQRVYDACRTLGRDLLIEIIAGKHGPLLDDTIPRVIQRIYDIGIKPDWWKLEPQKSAKAWDAISRTIGQSDAYCRGVMVLGLEAPFDDLIETFKACAEVPLVKGFAVGRTIHIEPARAWLSGTITDAQAVDQMAERFGRLVTAWGDTRRSKAA; from the coding sequence ATGGCCGACCCGCAACTCGACCTCATCGCGATCGGACGGTCCTCGCTCGACCTTTACGGCCAGCAGATCGGCGGCCGGCTGGAAGACATGGGAAGCTTCACCAAGGCCGTGGGCGGTTGCCCGGCCAATATCGCCATCGGAACGTCTCGCCTCGGCCTGCGCTCGGGCCTGATCACCCGCGTGGGTGACGAGCAGATCGGCCGTTTCTTGCTGGAGCAACTCGCCCGCGAAGGTGTTGAGACGGCCGGCGTCGTCACGGACAAGACCCGGCTGACCGCCCTGGTGATCCTCGGCGTGCGGGACAGCGAAACCTTTCCGCTGGTCTTCTACCGCGACAATTGCGCAGACATGGCGCTGTGCGAGGACGATATCGACGAGGCCTTCATCGCCTCCTCGGCCTCGGTGGTGGTGACCGGCACGCATTTCGCCCAAGCCGGCACGGCGGCGGCGCAGAACAAGGCGATACGCATCGCCCGCGCCAATGGCCGCAAGGTCATCTTCGACGTCGATTATCGCCCGAACCTTTGGGGCCTTGCGGGGCATGACGCGGGTGAGGCGCGCTACATCCGCTCTGACGCGGTGACTGCGCATCTGGCGCCGGTGCTGATGCAATGCGACCTCATCGTCGGCACGGAGGAGGAGCTGCATGTCGCGGGCGGATCGGAAGATACGCTGCAAGCGATCCGCAACATTCGGGCCAAATCCGCCGCCGCCATCGTCTGCAAACGCGGGCCGATGGGCTGCGTGGTCTTCCCCGATGCCATCCCCGACAGCCTGGATGACGGGGTGAGGGGGCCGGGATTCCCCGTGGAAGTCTATAACGTTCTCGGTGCGGGCGATTCCTTTATGTCCGGCTTCCTGCGTGGCTGGCTGCGGAATGAGGCATTGGAAACCTGCTGCGCCTATGCCAATGCCTGCGGCGCCTTCGCCGTATCGCGCCTCTTGTGCTCACCGGAAATCCCGACCTTTCCGGAATTGCGCGCCTTCCTCGACCATGGCAGCCCGCATCGCGCCCTGCGGCATGATCGCGCCATCAACCACATCCATTGGGCGACGACGCGGCCCGCGAGTCCGCCGGGCATCATGGCGCTGGCGATCGACCATCGCATCCAGTTGGAAGCGGTCGCGACGGAGGTTGGCGCCCCTTTCGCACGGATCAATGACTTCAAGGTGCTCGCTGTGCAGGCGGCCGCGCGTGTGGCGGATGGTCGGCCGGGCTTCGGCATGTTCATCGACGGGCGTTATGGGCGGGAAGCGCTGTTCCGCGCCGCCGACCACAAGCTTTGGGTGGCGCGGCCTGTGGAATTGACGGGCTCGCGTCCGCTCGACTTCGAATATGGCGGCAGCCTGGGCACGCATCTCATCGAATGGCCGACCAGCCAGGTCATCAAATGCCTGTGCTTCTATCACCCCGATGATCCGGAGGAGCTGCGCCTGCGGCAGGAACGCGAATTGCAACGCGTCTACGACGCCTGTCGCACCTTGGGTCGCGATCTGCTGATCGAAATCATCGCTGGCAAGCATGGCCCGTTGCTGGATGACACAATTCCCCGCGTCATTCAGCGCATTTACGATATCGGCATCAAGCCCGACTGGTGGAAGCTGGAACCGCAGAAGAGTGCGAAGGCTTGGGACGCGATCAGCCGTACCATCGGCCAGAGTGACGCGTATTGTCGCGGTGTGATGGTGCTCGGGCTGGAAGCACCCTTCGATGATCTGATTGAAACCTTCAAGGCCTGTGCCGAGGTGCCTTTGGTGAAGGGCTTCGCCGTGGGCCGCACCATCCATATCGAGCCGGCGCGTGCCTGGCTGTCGGGCACGATCACGGATGCCCAGGCAGTCGACCAGATGGCCGAGCGTTTCGGCCGGCTGGTGACGGCCTGGGGCGATACGCGACGGTCGAAGGCCGCCTGA
- a CDS encoding MurR/RpiR family transcriptional regulator, which yields MDAEESGFAPHSPKTDDPPRDFRSLRAVILDRRDRMPKRLVQVADFAIQHPQEIAFGRVAELARQARVQPSTMIRFAQALGYSGFSDLQLVFQSHARDRWPDYNARLEALHDGAHGGDVMGLLDGLVEASCASTRDFRQGVDVQALEQAVARLAAANTIYIVGVRRAFPVAVYLAYALQKLGARCDLVDQLGGLGARQVDLIRADDALLAISFTPYAGETLATVRAAFERGVPVVGITDSPFSPLVQSAHVWLEVAEADYAGFRSLAATFALATTLAVALVSRRAENGA from the coding sequence ATGGATGCTGAGGAGAGTGGCTTCGCGCCGCATTCCCCCAAGACCGACGACCCGCCACGGGATTTCCGCAGCTTGCGTGCCGTGATCCTCGATCGGCGGGACCGCATGCCCAAGCGCCTTGTTCAGGTCGCGGATTTCGCCATTCAGCACCCGCAGGAAATTGCCTTCGGGCGCGTGGCCGAACTCGCCCGCCAGGCGCGGGTCCAACCCTCGACCATGATCCGCTTCGCCCAGGCGCTGGGCTATTCAGGTTTTTCGGATCTGCAACTGGTGTTCCAGTCTCATGCGCGGGATCGCTGGCCCGATTACAACGCCCGGCTGGAGGCGCTGCATGACGGCGCGCATGGCGGGGATGTCATGGGATTGCTGGATGGGCTGGTCGAAGCTTCCTGCGCCTCGACGCGGGATTTCCGCCAAGGCGTTGATGTCCAGGCCCTTGAGCAGGCGGTCGCGCGGCTGGCGGCGGCGAATACGATTTATATCGTGGGCGTGCGTCGTGCTTTTCCCGTCGCGGTCTATCTCGCCTATGCCCTCCAAAAGCTCGGCGCTCGCTGTGACCTCGTCGATCAACTCGGCGGTCTCGGTGCGCGGCAGGTCGATCTCATTCGCGCCGATGACGCGCTTCTGGCGATCAGCTTCACGCCCTACGCGGGGGAGACTTTGGCGACGGTCCGTGCGGCCTTCGAGCGTGGTGTGCCGGTGGTGGGGATCACCGATTCACCTTTCTCGCCGCTCGTGCAATCGGCCCATGTCTGGCTGGAGGTCGCCGAAGCGGACTATGCGGGTTTCCGCTCTCTCGCCGCGACTTTCGCCCTCGCCACCACTCTGGCGGTCGCATTGGTGAGCCGACGAGCGGAGAATGGTGCGTGA
- the iolG gene encoding inositol 2-dehydrogenase has product MIRFSVLGCGRIGSMHARNLTRHPKARLVSVFDVVTAASDAMAQELGVKAAASVAEVLADQDVDAVLIATSTDTHVELITAAARAGKAILCEKPIALDMAKVDQCWGEIRDLGATIMIGFNRRFDPSFRAVHDRMTAGEIGKLEQVIITSRDPGPPPIGYIKVSGGLFRDMTIHDFDLARYFAGDIVEVHAFGGNLVDPAIAAAGDIDAAMVTMRAASGALIHINNSRRASYGYDQRLEVFGEKGMLIAGNKTATTVQAYSAERTGAADVVLPFFIERYADAYANEIANFVDSVATGKAPLTSFRDGAEALRLADAALESLKTGKSVKISHS; this is encoded by the coding sequence ATGATCCGTTTCTCCGTCCTCGGCTGTGGCCGCATCGGCAGCATGCATGCGCGCAACCTGACGCGGCATCCGAAGGCGCGCCTGGTGTCGGTCTTCGACGTGGTGACCGCCGCGTCTGACGCGATGGCGCAGGAATTGGGCGTGAAGGCCGCCGCGTCGGTCGCGGAAGTGCTCGCGGATCAGGATGTGGACGCGGTGCTGATCGCGACCAGCACGGATACGCATGTCGAGCTGATCACCGCCGCCGCCCGCGCCGGCAAGGCGATTCTTTGCGAGAAGCCGATCGCCCTGGACATGGCGAAGGTGGATCAATGCTGGGGCGAGATTCGCGACCTCGGCGCAACCATCATGATCGGCTTCAACCGCCGGTTCGATCCGTCCTTCCGCGCCGTGCATGACCGCATGACGGCGGGCGAAATCGGCAAGCTGGAGCAGGTGATCATCACCAGCCGCGATCCCGGCCCGCCGCCGATCGGCTATATCAAGGTCTCTGGCGGGCTATTCCGCGACATGACCATCCATGACTTCGACCTTGCGCGATATTTCGCCGGGGACATCGTGGAGGTGCATGCTTTTGGCGGTAACCTCGTCGATCCCGCCATCGCGGCGGCAGGGGATATCGATGCCGCCATGGTGACGATGCGGGCCGCGTCCGGCGCGCTCATTCATATCAACAACAGCCGTCGTGCGAGCTATGGGTATGACCAGCGGCTGGAGGTGTTCGGCGAGAAGGGCATGCTCATCGCCGGAAATAAGACGGCGACGACGGTGCAGGCCTATTCAGCCGAGCGCACCGGCGCGGCAGACGTGGTGCTGCCCTTCTTCATTGAGCGTTACGCCGATGCCTATGCCAATGAGATTGCGAATTTTGTGGATAGCGTCGCGACCGGCAAGGCGCCGCTGACAAGCTTTCGGGATGGCGCCGAGGCGCTCCGCCTCGCGGATGCGGCGTTGGAAAGCCTCAAGACGGGCAAGTCGGTTAAGATCTCACACTCGTAG
- a CDS encoding flavin reductase family protein, translated as MTQSYFYEIARGHGLPHDPLKAIIAPRPIGWITSMSRAGVVNLAPYSFFNMVSDEPPMVMFSSNSWKDSIRNVEETGEFVANLAVRPLAEVMNISSRAVGPEVNEMELAGIAAAPSTMVKPPRVAASPAALECKLVEIKHLVGLDGRPGSNFMVIGQIVGVHIDPAFLTDGKFDTAAARPIGRCGYRGDYAEVTSLFEMIRPRD; from the coding sequence ATGACACAGTCGTATTTCTACGAGATCGCGCGCGGCCATGGGCTGCCGCATGACCCGCTGAAGGCGATCATCGCCCCCCGGCCGATCGGCTGGATCACCAGCATGAGCCGCGCGGGCGTGGTGAACCTGGCGCCCTATAGCTTCTTCAACATGGTGTCGGACGAGCCGCCCATGGTGATGTTCAGCAGCAATTCCTGGAAGGACAGCATCCGCAACGTGGAGGAGACGGGCGAGTTCGTCGCCAATCTCGCCGTGCGGCCATTGGCGGAGGTGATGAACATCAGCAGCCGCGCGGTGGGCCCCGAGGTGAATGAGATGGAACTGGCCGGGATCGCGGCCGCACCCTCCACGATGGTCAAGCCGCCGCGCGTCGCGGCGTCCCCCGCCGCCCTCGAATGCAAGCTCGTCGAGATCAAGCATCTCGTCGGTCTCGATGGCCGTCCGGGTTCGAACTTCATGGTCATCGGCCAGATTGTGGGCGTGCATATCGACCCGGCTTTCCTGACGGACGGCAAGTTCGACACGGCGGCCGCGCGTCCCATAGGGCGATGCGGCTACCGGGGCGATTATGCGGAAGTCACGAGCCTGTTCGAGATGATCCGGCCGCGGGATTGA
- a CDS encoding CaiB/BaiF CoA transferase family protein has product MAGALSHIRVLDLSRVLAGPWAGQLLGDLGAEVVKVERPGSGDDTRSWGPPFLKDADGQDTRDAAYFLCANRNKQSVTIDFTKPEGQALVTALARSSDILIENFKVGGLAQYGLDYETLRAENPRLIYCSITGFGQTGPYAERAGYDFLIQGMGGLMSITGRRDGEPGAGPQKVGVAVTDILTGLYASNAILAALAHREVSGLGQYIDLALLDVQVASLANQTMNYLTTGQSPVRMGNAHPNIVPYQDYPTADGAMILAVGNDGQFARLATAAGHAEWAASPLFATNQARVANRDAFAAAFSAVSVTRTTKAWMAVLEPAGVPCGPVNTLAEVFADPQVVARGLAVRMPHGSGAEARLVANPIRMSETPVEYRTAPPLLGEHTRRVLTDRLGLDDAEITALADRGVL; this is encoded by the coding sequence ATGGCTGGCGCGCTTTCACATATTCGGGTGCTCGACCTGTCCCGCGTCTTGGCGGGGCCCTGGGCCGGGCAGCTTCTGGGCGACCTCGGCGCCGAGGTCGTGAAGGTGGAGCGGCCTGGCAGCGGCGACGACACGCGCAGTTGGGGACCGCCTTTCCTAAAGGACGCCGACGGCCAGGATACGCGCGATGCCGCCTATTTCCTCTGCGCCAATCGCAACAAGCAGTCGGTGACGATCGACTTTACCAAGCCGGAGGGGCAGGCACTCGTCACCGCCCTCGCCCGCTCCTCCGACATCCTGATCGAGAACTTCAAGGTCGGCGGCCTCGCCCAATACGGCCTGGATTATGAGACGCTACGGGCCGAGAACCCCCGGCTGATCTATTGCTCCATCACCGGCTTCGGCCAGACCGGACCCTATGCCGAGCGCGCGGGCTATGACTTCCTCATTCAAGGCATGGGCGGCTTGATGAGCATCACCGGCCGGCGGGACGGTGAGCCCGGCGCCGGGCCGCAGAAGGTGGGCGTGGCGGTGACGGATATCCTGACCGGGCTCTATGCCTCCAACGCCATCCTGGCCGCCCTCGCCCATCGTGAGGTGTCCGGCCTCGGCCAATATATCGATCTCGCCTTGCTGGACGTGCAGGTCGCGAGCCTCGCCAATCAGACGATGAACTATCTGACGACAGGTCAATCGCCGGTGCGGATGGGCAACGCGCATCCCAATATCGTGCCCTATCAGGATTACCCGACGGCCGATGGGGCGATGATCCTGGCGGTGGGGAATGACGGGCAGTTCGCGCGCCTCGCGACGGCGGCGGGCCATGCCGAATGGGCGGCCTCGCCCTTGTTCGCCACCAACCAGGCGCGGGTGGCGAACCGGGATGCGTTTGCGGCGGCCTTCTCCGCCGTGTCCGTCACGCGAACGACGAAGGCATGGATGGCGGTGTTGGAGCCGGCGGGCGTGCCTTGCGGCCCGGTCAATACCCTGGCCGAAGTCTTCGCGGATCCGCAGGTGGTGGCGCGCGGCTTGGCCGTGCGCATGCCCCATGGCAGCGGCGCCGAGGCCCGGCTGGTGGCCAATCCCATTCGCATGTCCGAAACGCCGGTGGAATACCGCACCGCGCCCCCGCTTTTGGGCGAGCACACGCGCCGGGTGTTGACTGATCGACTGGGCTTGGATGACGCTGAGATCACCGCACTCGCGGATCGAGGGGTCCTCTAG
- a CDS encoding DUF2934 domain-containing protein, with translation MVERLVDVVSPKKGVVHTFPVSVPDGDSAPPDAEFEAKALDAAKFSELMPKPDVDELSARMHVSRGGQVVPYGDPKDFRTETKAALEQAVRARAYQLWEAAGRPEGEADAIWHQAREQHLRERAYKLWEMEGCPEGQCDDHWHRTCNFEAA, from the coding sequence ATGGTTGAACGCTTGGTTGACGTAGTCAGTCCGAAAAAAGGTGTGGTTCACACCTTCCCGGTTTCCGTGCCGGATGGGGACAGCGCTCCGCCTGACGCCGAATTCGAGGCAAAAGCCTTGGATGCTGCCAAGTTTTCGGAGCTTATGCCGAAGCCGGATGTCGATGAACTATCGGCCCGCATGCACGTAAGCCGTGGCGGGCAGGTCGTGCCCTATGGCGACCCGAAAGATTTCCGTACCGAGACGAAGGCAGCTTTGGAGCAAGCGGTGCGCGCGCGCGCCTATCAGCTTTGGGAAGCGGCCGGCCGCCCCGAAGGTGAGGCTGACGCCATCTGGCATCAGGCGCGAGAGCAGCATCTTCGGGAACGTGCGTACAAGCTTTGGGAGATGGAAGGCTGCCCGGAAGGCCAGTGCGATGACCATTGGCATCGCACATGCAATTTTGAGGCGGCATAA
- a CDS encoding glucosamine-6-phosphate deaminase: protein MQLEWTHSAEDFAAHAAARVVACLARKPGAAVALPTGTTPIGLYDRLLALAATEQTDLRRGRYFNLDEYVGVPPEDAHSFAAFLRRHFIDRAGLDPAQVRLLRGDASDINAEAAAHDAAVAALGGLDLAILGLGGNGHIAFNEPGADWNSGTHVVPLTEETRAANQAYFADGYVVPSHGLTMGIGMLRRAKTVLLMVSGAAKAEALGMLLAESPDPAWPVTALCGHPDLIVVADSALRPT from the coding sequence ATGCAGCTTGAATGGACCCACTCCGCCGAGGATTTCGCGGCGCATGCGGCGGCGCGGGTCGTTGCCTGCCTGGCGCGCAAGCCCGGGGCCGCGGTCGCTCTGCCGACGGGCACGACGCCGATCGGGCTGTATGACCGGCTGCTGGCGCTGGCAGCGACGGAGCAGACGGATCTGCGGCGCGGGCGGTATTTCAACCTTGATGAGTATGTGGGTGTGCCGCCCGAGGATGCGCATAGCTTCGCGGCCTTCCTGCGCCGCCACTTCATTGACCGCGCTGGGCTGGACCCCGCGCAGGTCCGGCTGCTGCGGGGGGATGCGTCGGATATAAACGCCGAGGCGGCGGCGCATGATGCCGCTGTTGCGGCCCTGGGCGGCCTCGATCTCGCCATCCTAGGTCTGGGCGGCAATGGCCATATCGCCTTCAACGAGCCGGGCGCGGATTGGAACAGTGGCACCCATGTCGTGCCGCTGACGGAAGAGACGCGTGCGGCCAACCAGGCCTATTTCGCGGATGGCTATGTGGTGCCGAGCCATGGGCTGACCATGGGCATCGGCATGCTGCGCCGCGCCAAGACGGTGCTTCTCATGGTGTCCGGCGCCGCAAAGGCCGAGGCGCTCGGCATGCTGCTGGCCGAGAGCCCCGACCCCGCTTGGCCGGTGACGGCGCTGTGCGGCCACCCTGATCTCATCGTCGTCGCCGACAGCGCCTTGCGACCAACATGA